Part of the Amblyomma americanum isolate KBUSLIRL-KWMA chromosome 7, ASM5285725v1, whole genome shotgun sequence genome, GGGGCTCAAAAACAGACCACTAAACGTTGGCAAACAGTGAAGAAAATTTCGGTGCGCCGCCGGCGACTCAACCCTACACGCTACTCATTACGGTAGTTGCCCGAAGCCGTGCCGCTGCCGGCTCGAGCTGGCTCGAGCAGGGGCTAACGCTTGGATACGCTTGCTTCGAGTCCATCGTTTACGCTGTTAGCGCTAATTTACCCCTGGTGAGCTAGTATTGACTTTATGTTATCTTGTGGACATACCTTCAAAAATTTCAAAGCGCTAGCTAATACTCTACTACGAAGATGGGAGATTGTTTGTAGGTCTAGAGAAAATTTCTGCTGGTTTCGCTTTTGAAGCGAGGATTGTGTCTGTGCCGGTTGTTTACGTGGTAGTGCGAGGAATGAAAGACGTGCTTCGCGTTTTGCGAGTGCTAGTTTGTGAGTTCACACATAAGTGAACTCCCCTGCGATCGTTCCAGGAGCTCGCATTGTGTGCTGCGCTAATTCGACGAGCAGGCCGGACTAGGCGAGATGTTGACGACAGGCACTTCAAGCACGTGCCGGTTCTGCTCTCGCTGGGGCATGCGGACCCTTTGCGGTGATCTGTGGCGCAACCGACCGTTTTTAAGAGGTTTAGAGTCCGCGAACCAGCACCGAGAGCATTTAAATGCTGAAGACCGCAACGCGCGCCAGCCGGTGACGTTTCCCAGCCGAGTTTTCTCTGGCATCCAGCCGAGCGGCGTCCCTCACCTGGGCAACTATTTCGGCGCTATTCAAAAGTGGAAGGCATTGCAGGACTCTAACCATGACTGTATATTCAGCATAGTGGACTTGCACTCTATCACGAAGCCCCATTATGATCCCAACAGGCTGAGGTAAGTGCGTGAAAACACTTGCATTTCTAGCAGTATCATCACATAGGCGGTTTCGATCAATAACAGGACCAACATCGAACTTATGACTGCCAGCCTGTTGGCGTGTGGAATCGATCCTGAAAAGTCTATACTGTTTCTGCAGTCTCAGGTGAGAGTACACGCAGCGAAAGAGCTTGAACGTTGGGCGAACCTCAAGCGACTATGGGTTCCCCCCCTCTCTTGTGCTTCAGGTCCCAGAGCATGCGGAGCTTTCGTGGATTCTTGGATGCCTGCACACTACCGCCAGGTTGCAGCACTTGCCACAGCTCAAGGTATACCGAAGTCGCGGCTGTGTGAATTGAAATACTCCGTTCTCACATTGCCACATCTACAAAGTGCAGACCTTATTGATTTATGGAATGATTCCCAGATGTTTCCAGTTGGTTGCAGCCGTGACCGATAGAATTCTCTGCTGGTTCCAACTGGAATCAACTGGGAAATGTTCCATAAACCAATTGGACAGGTTACGATTTTCACCAGGATGCAGAGAAAGAGTGCTGCATTTTTGCAGTCGTTGTGTCTACTACTTCTAACAAGTGAGCTGTGATACTGTTTGATGGGCCTCGTAGTGGAGCTAATTAGTGCATCCACTTGCCATCTCCAAAGAGTGGTTACTGGCATATTACGCTACATGTCTAGGGGCTGCAGGTGCAATTTTTAATCGCATAGGCTGAATTAAACTTGAAGCAAAGTAAAAAAACTCTCATCCATTAACATCTGGTTGCTGATTGAAATGGAAAGTAGCCTTTTACCAATCCATTGAACACCATTCACAAAGCCGCTTGGTCCTTTTCTCAAATGCCAGTGCCACTTATTTTGCAGGACAAGACTGCTGGCATGAAGGAGACACCTTTGGGACTCTACCTCTACCCTGTACTCCAGTGTGCAGATGTGATGCTGTACAAGTGAGTCTGACAGCTGGAAGgtattgtttttcttgctgctgAGCCTGGCCCTCTGTGCAGGGCCACAAAGGTGCCTGTGGGAAAAGACCAGCTTCCCCACATTTACCTCGTGCAAGACACGGCTGAGACATTCAACAAGCGCTTTGGGCTCATTTTCCCCGTGCCTGAGCCCCTTCTAGGCAAGTGTTTGTCTGCTCCGGCCTCTCTAAACAATGGACCAGGAAATGAGGTGGATCAAACGGTCATATAGGAACGCGTGCTGGTCACAGCTGGCAGTGGctgagctcggctgctgacgttTATCCGTCTAGTCTGTTTAGCAAAAGAGGACCTCTAGGGTCTTAATTCAACTGACATAAGGTCATCTTCTTGCTCTCTTCGAGTCAGTGCTGTTTGGTACCTTTATATTAAATCAGTTTTCTTATATTTGTTTTGTCGTGCTCAACGCTACCATTTTTCCCAAGGGAGCAGAAATATCTGGCTGGAAAGGAGTGGAAGCATAAAGTGAATGAGATGGATGATTGGGCCTGCCATTGAGCAGACATGAGAGCAAGCTTTAGTATCATTTGTAGTGCAGTCAGCTTGGTGACCTCTAAATGATGATGTTCCTGAGGGTACAAATTCTGTGTTGGGCAACTAAAGACTAACTGAAAACAAAACATGCTCCACGTGACTGACTGAAGATGTGAAAGCTCCATAAAGGAAAAAATATATCATGGGACTGTGGGCCCGTACTAAAGCAGAAGGGAAAAAATTTTGCCCTGCACATAACCTGAAGGACGCGCTGTCTGCTTTTGTTGCACCATAATTACtgagctcagtggttatggtgttcggctgctgatccgaaaaacgcgggttcgatcccggctgcggtggtcgcatttAGGTGGAGTCTAAATCCTAAAGGCCTGTGTAATgtccgatttcagtgcacattaaataacccaatgcggtcaaaattatctggagcccaccactacggcgtcgctcatagcctgtgTCACTTTGGGACCAAACTTATGTCTGCCATTCCTTCTCTTGCACTGTTTCATTTCTACATCCTGTAGTCATCAGGTAGCTCAAAGGTTATGAAAAATGGCACAATAATTGAACAAAATAAAATGGCACATGCATTTCAGGTGCGTACCAAACAGCTCATCGGCATGGCCCCTTTCAGTTTGCAGTAGGATCTGAAAACTTTTCTAGATTGCACCTTTAAAGCCTTTTTAGAGGTATGCAGCACAGTTGTAGTCTGGTGTAAAAACCTCCCTTGTTCACCATCCGGCCAAATGGAATGCTACCAAGGCAGGCCTGAGCCTGCCTGGTGCCGTGTGGGTGCGCTTGATACAGTGCTACCTGTGGTCATATGATCCATACGGATCGAGAATAAAAgcctgggattttttttttttcaacattacTTGTCTCATAATGCTGTGTAATGAGAACTTTTTCTTGGGGGAGTGTCAAGAGATCACCACGACAGGGCACAAACAGGACAAGATTGGGCTAGGCCATAACAATGTGGATGGGAAAAGGCTGCACTCGGAACATGCCCTTCCACCTTAGTTTCAGGAGAAGCTGGTCGGCTGCGCCACCTCAGAGACCCGACAAAGAAGATGAGCAAGTCCAGCGACGACCCTCGCAGTTATGTGGCCCTGGACGACACTCCCAGTGCAGTGCGTGATAAGATCAAGAAGGCACTCACTGATTGCACTTCCCGAGTTACCTATGAACCAGAGTCCCGGCCAGCTGTCGCTAACCTTGTGGCTCTGCACAGTCTGCTCACTGGCCTCAGCCCTGAGGAGGTGATTGCTGTTTCTGCGTGGCACTTGTGTGGTAAAAGACGCATTTAGCTGCGAAAAAATTctatttaaaaatcttcccgccagtcgattcaagcAGCACAGGCTTCACTATGTTGAAGTGAATGGCTGTGTACAGTAGCCTCTGGGCATCCATGCCCAAAAATCATCAACACATGCATTTTACTTGTAAAATTGGCTGGTGGTGACAGCACCCCTATTTAGATTTTTTGGCTTTTTCTATCTTATAAAAACCTGTTTTTGGTGGGAGTGGTCTTTTTGCTATTAGAATTTGTTACCCTACTGATACAGGTCAACTTCCAATTGtcatcagtgtccctttaatattaCATTAAGTAACAAGACTGCTAAATATTGCAAGTCTTCCAAGGTGACCGCAGCAGTGACCCAGTGGTTTAAGCAACCTATGGTAAGGTGTGCAGTCATTCCCCGGTGCTGCCTTGTACCCACCCGTTTTTCAGTGGGTTGAAGTTTTCTCCTGTCCTGGTGCTCGGCATCTCAGGAGTGAAACGCTTgtgaaaattggtctttgagcCCACCATGTGCAGTCGAAACACGTTAGCCACAGCCTAGCTGCCCTTGCCCAGTTAAAATCGAATTATCACCCTTTGTTTTCTCTGTTCTGCTAACTGCACGACTTCGCTAAGCACAATGCTTCTGAAAGCCTCATCTCCCAAGCAACCAGCTGCTGCTTTGTAATATGTTGCAGTTACAGGCAGTCCCAGCTTGCCCAGGTTTATACTGTCACATGCTCGGTGCATCTATCGTAGCTTACAATTGTGCGAGCTGTGTTACTGCAGTGTTTTTTGTTTTGATGGTTAGAGGTGTTTCACTGAAAATGCGACAGAACATTCGCATACAGCAACGGTGAAACGCAATGTGATGTGTGCAGGTAtgtcgtgaagcagaaggcctcgaCACTGGAAAGTTCAAACTGGTCATTGCTGACGCAGCCGTATCATTCCTGGCGCCAATACAGGAGCGCATGCAGGAATACCTGTTGGACCGTGCCCACCTGTGGCACATCCTGGAAGAGGGCTCCAGAAGAGCGCGGGAGATTGCATTGCGGACAATGGATGAAGTGCACAGAGCATCTGGCATGAGTCTGCTCACGATTAGAAACAGTGCAGAAGCAGTCGCGAAGGCGAGTGGTTGCTAGTCTGCACTCGCACTTTGTAAGCACCTGTGTGGAAGAAACCTCCTTGCCGCCTGCTTCTAGGTGGCATTTTCGTGTTATACTGCATGTAAAGATAAAAAAACTGAGCTTGTAGTGATGAATATCGGAAAGTAGTGGTTTCATAAAATCTGCCGTGTTAGACCTTGTGTGGTCTTGTGAATTAATTCCTTTTCTCGCCACGAGGCAAGTGGACTCGTTTTATGCACAAACTTGAAACTTGGGGAGAGCTTCTTGCAAGGAATTTGTTAGATCTGCTGGATGAACACGTAGTATATAGAtagggcacttttttttttcttgtaatttgGGGGAGTAAAAATCAAACTCTAGTTTGTTTAGCTTAAATCTGGGTAAAAATTGGCTTGATCAAAAAAATTGCCATGATTTGGAATTGTTTTGCTTACTTTTTACATTAAAATAATCCATTACTAGTGCTGAGTGGGACACACGATTCTCTACTTCTTGCTCATTATTTTCATAGAAAATCCAGAAATGGCAGGTTGCACAAAGAAACTGTTTACCAAATaagatatttcttttttctaattTATTGCAACTATTTTGTCACCTTTATTACTATTTTCATGTGCAGCACTGCCTCATCTCTGCTAACTTCTCTGTACACTGCGATAACATTCAACATCACGGCAGCCATTCAGATGTACAACAGCCTTGGAGCAGGACATCCGTTAGCATGGAAGTGCTTCATAGAGTAATGTCTCTAAGATTTAGCACCTGTGTCTGGCTTGAAGCTTTTAAAACATATTTTATAAACTTGACTTAAAGGATATAGGCATCAAacttttgcttgcgtgttttcttctttcaaacgatgcgttaaacaccaactacacgtcacaaacatcgtttggttgatgaaaccgaaaccaaaacagcaggaaagaagaaattcaattataaattatttagtggtcataggGAAATATCATGCagtaatccatgtattctaatgtctaacacatcgtgttacaaaaaaaaaaaaacatgcaataaaTTTAGCTGTCTAGTCCTTTAAGTCACACCATGGATAACAAagctgaaaaaagaacaaaaatcatCAACAATTAAAGTAAAACATGGTGTTCTAGAATAGGTACAACACATCTGCTAGTTACTTGTGTTGACTTCAGGTTTGTATTCTAACAAACTATACTTAAGGGTTGGACTTTACGGTTTTAATTCGGCGAATTTTTGTCGATGTTTCAGAACACAGTCTTTGTTTTTGCGGTGATATAACGGGCTATTCCTATGCAGTCAAAAGTACATTACACTTTATCTTAATTGGCATTTTTATGAGACTAAGCATTGGATTTACCAGTAATTAATGTACAAATGTTAACTACTGGTAAAGTACTTACAGCTGTGCTTGATTGCAGAAGGAAATGCaattgctaataaaaaaaaactaacaaaagaGTAACTGTTAGATAATAAAAATGCAAATGAAAGTTGAATCCTGAAAGGTGGACTGTCAATGTTCTTGCTAGATTGAGTGAGAAGGCAGCATCACCTGGTCTGTATTTTGACCACACTGATGGAACTGCTGCTTAACTCTTCTGGTCACCAGAACATGACATTTTTTCGTGACTCTTTGTGCATGGTTTCTAGTGTCCTTACATGCAATGGAGCAAGCTGCTTAACCAAGTAGCTGCCCAAAGTGGGTGATGACTGTGCAGATTGCTACGCTAGCAGGCAACAACGTGGAGCCTCACTGTCTGCAGAGGCACGTAAGGTAGTGGAGAAATCTCTCAGAACGCAGAACTTCGCTATTTAGTTTAATGGTACACCGTCTCACCATTTCCCTGGCTTTCCCAGTTATTTTCCCCTCTGACAGAGTAAAATTCTTGCTTGATAGCCAGCTAGCTGTGGCGGGCATGTCAAGGATAATGAATTTGGCTTACTTTTTCATCCGCCGAAAAGTCAAATTCCTGTTTATGATGAATTTTTGGGAGTAAATCAAGTTTAAACCATATTTTAAGAAGTCTGCTTTCTTGGATGCAAGGATTGGGTGAAACGGGGATTTACCCATAAATGAAAGGACCTGCATATAGTAGATCACCAGAGAAAGCTACCGTTCTTTATCAGTAGCAGTACAAGAAAGTCCAAATCATTCTAGTTACCATGTGCTGAGAGGTGTGCCAGTTTTACTCCTAAGTTCACGGAGGCGGTATATAGATTCTAGAACATATGAGCAGTATGCAAATATGCTTGTGGATTCCCAGCTTCTACATGGCTGAAGCACTTACGGAAAACTGACGTGAAATTAAGATTACAGGAGTAATTACCCATCAGATTAACACAAACAAGCTTTATTTATGAACTAAAGTAGACAGTTTGAATGTAATCATGGTAAAGAAGTACCACACAGACAAAGAAGAGACCGAGTAGACACAGGCACTTGTGTCGTCTTGGTTATCTCGTCTTCTTGCTACTTGTCTACTTCCGATCTTGCACAAACCAGTTTTATTCAAAAACATTAACAAAAACAAGTTCTGTAGATTGAAAATTTTTTTACAAAAATAGTGCTTTACATGAGGTCCTATTGATAAAAACGAAATGTTGCATTGAGccaaaaataaaaggacagagTTCTTGGACACCAATGCTAAAACATATCTGAGCTTCCTTGAACAATTATATGTCTCTCTCAGTcaagtggcagaaaaaaaaaaggttgcagcAAGAGCTGTTTCTAAGACATCTTAGCAGTGTTACCCCATACGGTCTAGTCACATAGCATGTGATGTGACATGTCACATGACACGTCACACGACATGCGACATCACATTTGTGCAGGGCAAGAATGCACAGTCACAGGACACAACAGCCACACCATTACCTCTCGCACTGCAACTATTGCCTTTCGTTTGGCCCTAAGAAAAGAAATAACAATAACAACAGTTCTCACAGAGTTCATACCCAGCAAGCGTAAGCATGAGTAAATTTTGAAATTCTGATTCTGAAGGGCAGTTGGATGAAAAGGTGCAAGTGTGCCTTGTGTAGGTACTGCTGGAGTGATTAAGATTTATCATTCATCAATCGGCAGGGATACATCCTTGGTTGGCACAGGTTTGCAACTGGTACTTTGTCCACGACAGAATATATTCACAAAAACAACCACAATACAGACACAACCATAGGAGCAAGACAGTGCGGGCTCTTACACAAACATAAAAATTGTCCTTTGGTGAGATGGACAACAAATGTTATCAATCGCACTAAGCAATATGCTGCGTTTTGATTATTCTGCATGCTATAGTTTATGCGGGTATGCATCCATGCCTGAATCAGTATTGAGCACTttgtgcctgaaaaaaaaaaaaagctcggatGTGGCTCATAACTGCCAATGCTGTAAATAAATTGGGCTTTATTCGCGTCCCTTGCGTGAGTCTCTTGGGCCTAGCAGTGGCACGTTATCAGAAGATCTTGATGGCTCGGATGTCGGAGTGCGGGTTCTCGATGTGCTCCTTGCTCTGCACCAAGCGCAACTCAAGCAGGGCCATAGACTTTGCTGCGGCTGGAGCGGCGCCACCTTCGGTCCCACCCCCTGCCTCAGCTCCAGGCACGGCGGTTGCTGCAGCTTCGCCTTCCTTCTCCTTTTCCTTCTCTGCAACCGTGCCGACAGCACCAATGAGCCTCACAGACATGGTTAGATAGGCTAACTAAGCAGGCCTAAATGGACTCCGAGGACTACACCATCCAGTTTTTGTTCTTTGTAAATTCAATTGTTTAGCCTTACGTGGTTCTGTTGACGTTTGTTTGGCTGCAGAAAATGCAtttgttgctgagaaaattggagtTTACTATGAAATGTGAATCTCTAAGGTTAAGACAGAGTAATAAATGAAAACATTATTTTCCCACCGGTTTATTCAATCGTGTGACATCGATGATAACAAGAAGAGAATTATCGACTCTGTGATCACCGGTGGATATGGTTGGCAATACGGTGTAGCCAATACAGAGATACGCAAGCAAGAAAGTACTTGAAGTACTTGACGTCATTGCAGTTTGCTTGTAAAAACTGCTGGTGGTAGTGAAAGCTTCATTTGCAGTAAGGGTAGCCTCTCTGTGATCAGAATGTGGTAGTCATTCAATATAGGTTGGGGTGTGCTAACTATAAAAAAACGAATAGTGCAGTTTTGCTAGCGAATCGAGTATAAGTAGTTTAGCTAAAAACCGGATCAAATATGAATCGAATGCAAATAGAATATTTCAGCAAATATTCGCTACTTGTACTAATATTTTATGAGCAATCGTGAGGAACAGTGTAACATTGCTTTTGCAGCTATAGCTGCATCTGTTAAAAGATCCAACACTGACCTCCGTTTGGGGGTTCACAACAAGAAGTCAGTGTATTAACTTTATCATTGTCATGTTATGCTCATAGGAAAAATTATCTTTGGCTGTTGATAACAGAAGATAAACAACTGCCACATCTAGGTGCACGAGACAGACTAGAGCTTACGTCTAaggcatggcctccgaggtcaGGCAAAAAGGCCAGGTTTGCTGAACCTGCCTCGGCCCTGGCGCGCTGTccaatctctgaggccatgtaCGAAGATTACGAATACCACCATGCAAATGGACCGCACTGTGGTGCTGAACTCTCCACCCCACGCATACCAATCGCGACAGTATTGTATGTGGTGTGTATGGTGATTGTACTTGGAATAATCATGGAAAAAAATATGGCAACACCTTATTCAAACTTCGCTCCAGTTATTCAAAAAACATTAGAAAAATTGGCAGCACATTTGATTcgtttcaaataattttgaacataaactatttgattcgttcagaTAATTGAAAACGAAAATATTCGATTCAGTATTCAAAATTTCCAAATATTCGCACACTCAtaaatacaggccaacttcagtttgtaCTCTTGTCCTTTTAAGGCCTCTTTGCTATACACACTTCAAGCCTAACACAATATATTGTGACAAGAAATTCTCGGGGTGTTTGCAAGTGTACAAAGTGCTTTCTGATTAGGTCTATGAGGCCAGGGGCCAACTTTTACTGGAGTTTGTACTCTGGGAAACAAATGTGAAGCTTCAGATTAAGCAACACTTGCACCTACTAAATAAATGAGTACACTCATGCTGGTGTTGGGATCTGattcgttttagagcgaaaagctctACTCTTCACACTACAACTCCCAAGGTCAAGTTTGGTGTGCGTTTGACCTTGAGCCGACGGAGCAGGTGTGTGGCTAGCAGCGTCATAGCACGTGACCCCCTGTGGAGATGGtcttatggtgtttaacgtcccaaagcaactcctgacatgagggacgccttagtggagggctccggaaatttcgaccacctgggattctttaacatgcactgattgcacagtacacgggcctctagaatttcgcctccatcgaaatttgagcGCCGCGGcgaggatcgaacccgcgtctttcaggtcagcagccgagcaccataactaccgaGTCACCGCGGCGGACCGACTGTGAAGAGGCACAGCAGCTGCGCTCGCTTGGAGCCTCGCCAGTGTGGTACTATGTGACTAGGCGAGGGTTTAACATCTGCTCGCTGGCGCTTGGTCGCTCAGTCTCACCATTTCACCTTAGTCACTACCAGCAAAGACTAAGGCATGCCAATGAATTTGCCGTAGAAGATTTACTTACTAAGCCAAATCATGCTTAACCATGCTTAACACACACATCACTAGATTTAACAAGCACTAAACCTCTGCTATTTTTTGCTGCCAaacgtttatttttaattcatCTCAATTTTATTTTGGACCACGATTCATTGGAAAATCGATTTCAAACAACAGCAAAAGATTAGATTACATTTCAGTGGAGCCGCTCAAAGAGGTGGAAATGAAAACAGGCCAAATCTCACCTGAAGCATGCTTGAACGTCTTGAGCAGTACACCCTGTACAGTTGCCACTGCTTTCTCCAAGGCTTCCTAGTTGGACCAGGCCAAACCAAATGGAATTAAACCCACTACACTACCAAGACAATAAACATTGCAAGCATCCCAGCTGATAAGATGCAAACTGTCTGTATAGACTAAGAcaatggaagaagaaaaaaacttgaaCTGGTTTTCCTGCAGTCACTGATGCCCTACAACATGTGTAGTCTGGAAGTGAACATCTTGCCCGTCTACTTGTGGTCATCACATGATATATAATTGAGGACAAGCTTCTGTCCCACTATGACGAACAAACAAATCATAAGATATCAAAAAAGTTAATTTTCATTTTGTTGGAGGGGCGGGGAGAGTCTAATGACTAAAAGTTTGTGCTTTTGCTAAGGAATAAAGTATTGGAATAAGCAAGGTAATAGGTGTGGTACGCCAAACTGTAGGCTGCTAACATTCTTCTGACATGTGAATTAGAAAATTTTTACAGTTCGCATGGCAAAAATTATATGCTAATGCAAGATTCTATTAGCGGATGAGTAGGATGACACACATCAGAAAAAGAACTGCTTTATTGTGGCGCATCCCAATGTACTAATGATGGCATGCTAAATGGAAAATCTGAGTCCAGACTATGTACACAGGCTACTGTGTGTTCACTGTGCTGCTGGCGATTTCACCAATAATGAGAAAAAGGTGATGAGTGCTACCCCGTTGTGCATCTGACAAACCTTGAGGTTGTTGGTGCGGGTGATCCAGGCCAGGATGCAAGCAGCCAACAAGTCTCCCGTGCCAGTGAACTGTGCACCGATCGCAGGAATCTCGATTTTGACAGCACTGCGCTGGCCTCCCTTCTTGCTGCTGCCGTACAGGTAGATCTCCTTGGACGTCTCACTCGGTCGGTACGACGTCAGCACCACAATGGGGATGCCCTTTGCATGCAGGATGTCCATTGCTTCCAGCACGGTACTCTCCGTTGTGATCTGCTTCTCGGAAAGGAGCCTACCACATGCAAAAAAAAGTAACAGCACACTTTGCCTTGCAGCTGAAATAAGCTCACACAGAGTCCAAAATGTGTCAAGGACTCCACTGGCATATCCACAAGAAGGCAGATCTCGACcaaacttcctttttttcttgtaagAGTACTGGCCCATTAAAGAACACGTTTAAAGGTTATTACAGCAGTAAGTAAATAAGACAACATGACTGAATTTCAGGCACTGGCTATGTTGAAGCTGTGTTGTGGACGTACCATAAACTGTTGCTGTTGCAATTCCGTAAGTCTTTTAAGAGTTTTGCATTGCCAGGCATAAAGTGTTACTGTAACATTGTTATACTATTATGCAGCCTTGAAAATTATCTCTACTATAAGCGTTAACTTCTTTAAAACGAGTAGGCTGGGCTGCAGACACTAAAGAAATTACCTTTGACCACAACC contains:
- the TrpRS-m gene encoding tryptophanyl-tRNA synthetase, mitochondrial, which encodes MLTTGTSSTCRFCSRWGMRTLCGDLWRNRPFLRGLESANQHREHLNAEDRNARQPVTFPSRVFSGIQPSGVPHLGNYFGAIQKWKALQDSNHDCIFSIVDLHSITKPHYDPNRLRTNIELMTASLLACGIDPEKSILFLQSQVPEHAELSWILGCLHTTARLQHLPQLKDKTAGMKETPLGLYLYPVLQCADVMLYKATKVPVGKDQLPHIYLVQDTAETFNKRFGLIFPVPEPLLVSGEAGRLRHLRDPTKKMSKSSDDPRSYVALDDTPSAVRDKIKKALTDCTSRVTYEPESRPAVANLVALHSLLTGLSPEEVCREAEGLDTGKFKLVIADAAVSFLAPIQERMQEYLLDRAHLWHILEEGSRRAREIALRTMDEVHRASGMSLLTIRNSAEAVAKASGC
- the LOC144098445 gene encoding pyridoxal kinase-like, coding for MARDYRVLSIQSHVVSGYVGNKSACFPLQTLGFEVDLINSVQFSNHTGYPAFKGQILNAEELQDLYDGLRLNRITKYSHILTGYVGSDSFLNKVADIVQELKQENPSLMYVCDPVMGDNGKLYVPQSQVNIYRDRLIVMADVVTPNQYELELLSEKQITTESTVLEAMDILHAKGIPIVVLTSYRPSETSKEIYLYGSSKKGGQRSAVKIEIPAIGAQFTGTGDLLAACILAWITRTNNLKEALEKAVATVQGVLLKTFKHASEKEKEKEGEAAATAVPGAEAGGGTEGGAAPAAAKSMALLELRLVQSKEHIENPHSDIRAIKIF